One Desulfomicrobium escambiense DSM 10707 DNA segment encodes these proteins:
- a CDS encoding nitroreductase family protein — protein MIDFSIDREKCIQCGECAADCPAGIIAMDDFPAMTDEGRCYRCLHCYTVCPTGAVSILGLTPEESEPAKDLPSPAQMIDLIKWRRSVRRYRDENVPAALIDELVNTTCHAPTGVNAQGVVFTVVRDKAFMDKLRRETLERLGALADAGKLPEGLIAQYLGFAVQAWRTQGRDAIFRGAPHMLLTSTPPGVPCAVQDAHIALTTFELLASSHGLGTLWDGMFMMALAICPQLRETLRIPADHAIGYAMLFGKPDVQYHRPVRRGPAKVNILE, from the coding sequence ATGATCGATTTCAGCATCGACCGGGAAAAATGCATCCAGTGCGGCGAGTGCGCGGCGGACTGTCCCGCCGGCATCATCGCCATGGACGATTTCCCCGCAATGACCGACGAGGGCCGCTGCTACCGCTGCCTGCACTGCTACACGGTCTGCCCGACGGGGGCCGTGTCCATCCTAGGCCTGACGCCCGAAGAGAGCGAACCGGCGAAAGACCTGCCGTCCCCGGCGCAGATGATCGACCTGATCAAATGGCGGCGGTCCGTGCGGCGCTACAGGGACGAAAACGTCCCCGCGGCCCTCATCGACGAACTCGTCAACACCACCTGCCACGCGCCAACCGGGGTCAACGCCCAGGGCGTCGTGTTCACGGTGGTCCGGGACAAGGCTTTCATGGACAAGCTTCGCCGCGAGACCCTGGAGCGCCTCGGGGCGCTGGCCGACGCCGGGAAGCTGCCGGAAGGGCTCATCGCACAGTACCTGGGCTTCGCCGTCCAGGCTTGGAGGACCCAAGGCCGCGACGCCATCTTCCGGGGCGCGCCGCACATGCTGCTGACGAGCACCCCGCCCGGCGTGCCCTGCGCGGTGCAGGACGCGCACATCGCCCTGACCACCTTCGAGCTCCTGGCCAGCTCTCATGGCCTTGGCACCCTGTGGGACGGCATGTTCATGATGGCCCTGGCCATCTGCCCGCAGCTGCGCGAAACCCTGCGCATCCCGGCCGATCACGCCATCGGCTACGCGATGCTCTTCGGCAAACCCGACGTCCAGTACCACCGCCCCGTCAGACGGGGACCGGCCAAGGTCAACATCCTCGAATAG
- a CDS encoding DUF401 family protein codes for MTAVLSVAAVFAVMLAGIRLKLGLGLSILAGSLVLALLFGLSPLDWARAVPGALLTEEAFILCAIIAVILAFSALYSASGQSARFMRAIRGRVRSRSLLLVFFPALIGLLPMPGGAIFSAPMVQKAAEELDVTPRDQTLINYWFRHLWELAWPLYPGLILASSLAGIPVTGLVALMWPGPVVTAFLGWIFILRPALRHAPRLQAPSADGEVDSGWSGGIPLFTAILGSIAGEWLCATLWPGRAMEYGVIAALILACAVSLVMARARWSEVLREAGKDNTMSLLAVVGAIFIFKEILHQGHVVDALAEAIGGGNAVFIMAATLPFLVGFVSGITIAFVGATFPLLFGLAQSTGQAHLIPAVLSLGFYSGLAGIMASPMHICYLMTCKYFHQDPGKLLPRILVPGLMLIPAGAAVTWLMTS; via the coding sequence ATGACGGCCGTCCTGTCCGTCGCCGCCGTCTTCGCCGTGATGCTCGCGGGCATCCGGCTGAAACTGGGCCTCGGCCTGTCCATTCTGGCCGGCAGCCTCGTGCTGGCGCTCCTCTTCGGCCTCTCGCCCCTGGACTGGGCCCGGGCCGTGCCCGGGGCGCTGCTGACCGAGGAGGCCTTCATCCTCTGCGCCATCATCGCCGTCATCCTGGCCTTCAGCGCCCTCTATTCGGCCTCGGGCCAGTCGGCGCGGTTCATGCGGGCCATCCGCGGACGGGTGCGCTCGCGCTCGCTCCTGCTCGTCTTCTTTCCGGCCCTCATCGGACTTTTGCCCATGCCCGGCGGGGCCATCTTCTCTGCGCCCATGGTCCAGAAGGCGGCCGAGGAACTCGACGTGACCCCGCGGGACCAGACCCTCATCAACTACTGGTTCCGCCACCTCTGGGAACTGGCCTGGCCCCTGTACCCAGGCCTCATCCTGGCATCGTCCCTGGCCGGCATCCCGGTCACGGGGCTCGTGGCCCTGATGTGGCCGGGGCCCGTCGTGACCGCCTTCCTCGGCTGGATCTTCATCCTGCGGCCGGCCCTGAGGCACGCTCCCCGGCTGCAGGCGCCTTCCGCTGACGGCGAGGTCGACTCCGGCTGGAGCGGCGGCATCCCGCTCTTCACGGCCATCCTGGGCTCCATCGCCGGAGAGTGGCTGTGCGCCACGCTCTGGCCGGGACGAGCCATGGAGTACGGCGTCATCGCCGCCCTGATCCTGGCCTGCGCCGTGAGCCTGGTCATGGCTAGGGCGCGGTGGTCCGAAGTGCTGCGGGAAGCGGGCAAGGACAACACCATGTCCCTCCTGGCCGTGGTCGGTGCCATCTTCATCTTCAAGGAGATCCTGCACCAGGGGCATGTGGTCGACGCCCTGGCCGAGGCCATCGGCGGCGGGAACGCCGTCTTCATCATGGCCGCGACCCTGCCCTTCCTGGTCGGCTTCGTGTCCGGCATCACCATCGCCTTCGTCGGCGCGACCTTCCCCCTGCTCTTCGGCCTGGCCCAGTCCACGGGGCAGGCGCACCTCATCCCGGCCGTCCTGAGCCTGGGCTTCTATTCGGGCCTGGCCGGGATCATGGCCTCGCCCATGCACATCTGCTACCTCATGACCTGCAAGTACTTCCACCAGGATCCGGGCAAGCTCCTGCCCCGCATCCTCGTGCCCGGCCTCATGCTCATCCCGGCCGGGGCGGCGGTGACCTGGCTCATGACGAGCTGA
- a CDS encoding type II toxin-antitoxin system prevent-host-death family antitoxin codes for MNAITYTNARANLAQTMSQVCEDHAPIIITRGNDQSVVMMSLEDYAALEETAYLLRSPKNAMRLLKAISELESGQGLERALAE; via the coding sequence ATGAACGCCATCACCTATACCAATGCCCGCGCCAATCTGGCCCAGACCATGAGCCAAGTCTGCGAGGACCACGCACCGATCATCATCACCCGGGGCAACGACCAGTCGGTTGTCATGATGTCCCTGGAGGATTATGCGGCCCTGGAAGAAACGGCCTATCTCCTGCGCAGCCCAAAGAACGCGATGCGCTTGCTCAAGGCCATCTCCGAACTCGAATCCGGCCAGGGCCTGGAAAGAGCTTTGGCGGAATGA
- a CDS encoding YchJ family protein, whose product MDCPCRSGLAYENCCGPVIAGETVAPTPEALMRSRFTAFTRNEMAHLRESMVEEHQEEFHEEDIRRWNRDTDWLNLEILEASEDGDEGMVRFRATFRHKGGTQRLTERSSFVRREGRWYYLDGEHETETVRNESPKVGRNDPCPCGSGKKFKKCCADRS is encoded by the coding sequence ATGGACTGCCCCTGCCGCTCCGGCCTGGCCTACGAAAACTGCTGCGGCCCCGTCATCGCCGGCGAAACCGTCGCCCCCACCCCCGAAGCCCTGATGCGCTCGCGCTTCACGGCCTTCACCCGCAACGAGATGGCCCATCTGCGGGAGTCCATGGTCGAGGAGCACCAGGAGGAATTCCACGAGGAAGACATCCGGCGCTGGAACCGGGACACGGACTGGCTGAACCTCGAAATCCTGGAGGCCTCCGAGGACGGGGATGAAGGGATGGTCCGCTTCCGGGCGACGTTTCGGCACAAGGGCGGCACCCAGCGCCTGACCGAACGCAGCAGTTTCGTGCGCCGCGAGGGACGCTGGTACTACCTCGACGGCGAGCACGAGACCGAGACCGTGCGCAACGAAAGCCCCAAGGTCGGCCGCAACGACCCGTGCCCCTGCGGCAGCGGCAAGAAATTCAAGAAATGCTGCGCTGACCGGTCATGA
- a CDS encoding flavodoxin family protein has translation MYAIAVNGSPRKGGNTEILLNRVLAPLAQAGWETELVQVGGQKIRGCQACYKCFENKDGQCAMKNDVFNPVMEKLLRADALIFGSPTYFTDVSAEMKALLDRAGLVALANGRAFKGKIGAAVVAVRRGGATHVYDTINHMFLMNQMLIPGSVYWNMAYGRDKGEVEGDAEGLGNMKNLGQTIAWLGAAIKPHLATFPALEAVSE, from the coding sequence ATGTACGCGATCGCAGTCAACGGCAGCCCGCGCAAGGGCGGCAACACCGAAATTCTTCTGAACAGGGTTCTGGCCCCCCTGGCCCAGGCGGGCTGGGAAACGGAGCTGGTCCAGGTCGGCGGGCAGAAGATCCGCGGCTGCCAGGCCTGCTACAAATGCTTCGAGAACAAGGACGGCCAGTGCGCCATGAAGAACGACGTCTTCAACCCGGTCATGGAGAAGCTCCTGCGGGCCGACGCCCTGATCTTCGGCTCCCCGACCTATTTCACCGACGTCTCGGCCGAGATGAAGGCGCTGCTTGACCGCGCCGGCCTCGTGGCCCTGGCCAACGGCCGCGCCTTCAAGGGCAAGATCGGTGCGGCCGTGGTGGCCGTGCGCCGCGGCGGGGCGACCCACGTCTACGACACCATCAACCACATGTTCCTCATGAACCAGATGCTCATCCCCGGTTCGGTCTACTGGAACATGGCCTACGGCCGCGACAAGGGCGAGGTCGAGGGCGATGCCGAAGGGCTTGGCAACATGAAGAATCTGGGGCAGACAATCGCCTGGCTGGGTGCGGCCATAAAGCCGCACCTGGCGACGTTCCCCGCCCTGGAAGCCGTGAGCGAATGA
- a CDS encoding Txe/YoeB family addiction module toxin yields the protein MKLVFSETAWEDYLYWQKTDTKTLARINQLIREASRQPFTGIGKPEPLKHALKGYWSRRINDEHRFVYKATDEGLLIAQLRYHY from the coding sequence ATGAAACTCGTCTTCTCCGAAACCGCCTGGGAGGATTACCTTTACTGGCAGAAGACAGACACAAAGACCCTGGCCCGGATCAATCAACTCATCCGCGAAGCCTCCCGCCAGCCGTTCACCGGCATCGGCAAGCCCGAGCCCCTCAAACACGCTCTCAAAGGGTACTGGTCCCGGAGGATCAACGACGAACACCGCTTTGTCTACAAGGCCACGGACGAGGGCCTGCTCATCGCCCAGCTTCGTTACCATTATTAG
- a CDS encoding DMT family transporter, translating into MDTTGIALAILSALFMGTIGVFSRITGLPAETITFFRLLLGAGFLAVFLLATRQAGTLRRWPTWPVIVNGALLAGFIIFYVQAMNLTSMANAIMLVYLAPVAASIFAHCFMEERLNLAGWILIGLAMLGFAAMMEFRLDFADGSNHAAGLGLAALAMLCYAGFILMNRRIRPHVPVMTRAFYQLLTGALVMLPFFLHSRPEITAVNGLWLLATGLIPGFLAITFAVAALSRLPAATFGTLAYFEPLAVVFFGWTIFGENLSVLQLAGCATIMASGCAKALLASRTATL; encoded by the coding sequence TTGGACACAACCGGCATCGCCCTGGCCATCCTCTCGGCCCTGTTCATGGGCACCATCGGCGTCTTCTCCAGAATCACCGGCCTGCCCGCCGAGACCATCACCTTTTTCCGCCTCCTGCTCGGTGCGGGGTTCCTGGCCGTTTTTCTCCTGGCCACCCGTCAGGCCGGGACGCTCAGGCGCTGGCCGACCTGGCCCGTGATCGTCAACGGCGCGCTCCTGGCCGGGTTCATCATCTTCTACGTGCAGGCCATGAACCTGACCTCCATGGCCAACGCCATCATGCTCGTCTATCTGGCCCCGGTGGCGGCCTCGATCTTCGCGCACTGCTTCATGGAGGAGCGGCTGAATCTCGCGGGCTGGATTCTCATCGGCCTGGCCATGCTCGGTTTCGCGGCCATGATGGAATTCCGGCTCGATTTCGCGGACGGCTCAAACCATGCGGCGGGCCTGGGCCTCGCAGCCCTGGCCATGCTCTGCTACGCGGGCTTCATCCTCATGAACCGCCGTATCCGGCCCCACGTTCCGGTCATGACCCGCGCCTTCTACCAACTCCTGACCGGAGCCCTGGTCATGCTGCCCTTCTTCCTGCACTCCCGGCCCGAAATCACCGCCGTGAACGGCCTCTGGCTCCTGGCCACGGGCCTGATCCCCGGCTTCCTGGCCATCACCTTCGCCGTCGCGGCCCTGAGCCGCCTGCCCGCCGCCACCTTCGGCACCCTGGCCTATTTCGAACCCCTGGCCGTGGTCTTCTTCGGCTGGACCATCTTCGGAGAAAACCTCTCCGTCCTGCAACTGGCAGGCTGCGCCACGATCATGGCCAGCGGCTGCGCCAAGGCACTGCTCGCATCCCGCACTGCTACGCTCTGA
- a CDS encoding NifB/NifX family molybdenum-iron cluster-binding protein, protein MKIAIPTAGKRVDEHFGHARTFTIFTLDNDKGIVEEETFLPPSGCGCKSTVGVTMQGKGVTIMLVGNIGQGAISKMAEHGITVVRGCVGDVRDVLGDWARGAIADQPILCTHEGCSHEDA, encoded by the coding sequence ATGAAAATCGCCATTCCCACCGCCGGAAAACGCGTCGACGAGCACTTCGGCCATGCCCGGACCTTCACCATATTCACCCTCGACAACGACAAGGGCATCGTCGAGGAGGAAACCTTCCTCCCGCCTTCGGGCTGCGGCTGCAAGTCCACCGTGGGCGTGACCATGCAGGGTAAGGGCGTGACCATCATGCTCGTTGGCAACATCGGCCAGGGCGCCATCAGCAAGATGGCCGAACACGGCATCACGGTCGTCAGAGGCTGCGTGGGCGATGTCCGCGACGTGCTCGGGGACTGGGCACGCGGCGCGATCGCCGACCAGCCCATCTTGTGCACTCACGAAGGCTGCAGCCACGAGGATGCGTAA
- a CDS encoding type VI secretion system Vgr family protein, with amino-acid sequence MRHPTADSPWFTFDSSGETGFKVYAFSGHEEVHEPYEFVIELVHESINIDFAKVLARPACLRIADTSGGVRLVHGVVRFFEQLHTANVRTHYRATIVPRLWFLGLTRDHRIFQNLSVPRIIEQILKEQNFTGDSYAFKCFFDYAPREYCVQYGETALHFISRLCEEEGIYFYFEHHEDRHVLCFSDMQDGPRIHGESLLRFHPGAGTEADTATVRSMEPGRAIGSDAFTFREWNFAKTRLDLQVGLAETDPAKAPVPPGMTLERYRYPHLYQMQKDGQRYVDLELQRNLCMGELVRADTDASRMTPGYVFELYDHHRRDLNRRWWVVRVEHRGEQPQVLEHEAPDRGMTYAANVQAIPNTTRFIPASRHPRNLIPGLHTAIVTGPDGEEIYPDQYGRVKVQFHWDRQGGRDEKTSCWIRAAQGWAGGQFGTMAIPRIGHEVVVTFLDGDPDRPIITDRVFNSFNPVPYPLPEHKTRTIFKSMSTPGTQGEPRGFNELRVEDRKGQEEIYVHAEKDVNVYVKNDWKEHILHDQHRTIDNFSYSLVKGEDQQTVRLDRKVELLSDDHLTVRGSRHCRIGDKWLAATGRETHVAAGRKIVVEAGSELTIKAGSGFIKIDPSGVYVGGAKVKINSGGSPGVGSGARPLLPHSNEREVTNSLQGEGMSQHMGSVGEILPGLQKPVPAIVTSEEEICRTVMAVKGSEAVQKGLARAMELTRENGVEFSGWILEDTPGEYTVSAFKKGEAMMVIPDPKPANAIGNFHTHVFSSARPSNQDMEFAAYAKNKCLFYMVISSDGDFYYINGNGDTVFCDN; translated from the coding sequence ATGCGGCATCCGACAGCAGACAGTCCGTGGTTCACCTTCGATTCTTCCGGGGAGACGGGTTTCAAGGTCTACGCCTTCTCCGGCCATGAAGAGGTGCACGAACCCTACGAGTTCGTCATCGAACTGGTCCACGAGTCCATCAACATCGACTTCGCCAAGGTCCTGGCCAGGCCCGCGTGCCTGCGCATTGCGGACACAAGCGGCGGGGTCAGGCTCGTGCACGGCGTCGTCCGCTTCTTCGAGCAACTGCACACCGCCAACGTCCGCACCCACTACCGCGCCACCATCGTGCCCCGCCTGTGGTTCCTGGGCCTGACCAGGGACCACCGCATCTTCCAGAACCTGAGCGTGCCCCGGATCATCGAGCAAATCCTCAAGGAGCAGAACTTCACCGGCGACAGCTACGCATTCAAATGCTTCTTCGACTACGCACCCCGCGAGTACTGCGTGCAGTACGGCGAGACGGCCCTGCACTTCATCTCGCGCCTGTGCGAGGAGGAGGGCATCTACTTCTATTTCGAGCACCACGAGGACCGCCACGTGCTCTGCTTCTCGGACATGCAGGACGGGCCCCGCATTCACGGCGAAAGCCTGCTGCGCTTCCATCCCGGCGCGGGCACCGAGGCGGACACGGCCACGGTCCGCAGCATGGAACCGGGCCGAGCCATCGGCAGCGACGCCTTCACCTTCCGCGAGTGGAACTTCGCGAAGACGCGCCTGGACCTGCAGGTCGGCCTGGCCGAGACCGATCCCGCCAAGGCGCCCGTCCCGCCCGGCATGACCCTGGAGCGGTACCGCTATCCGCACCTGTACCAAATGCAGAAGGACGGGCAGCGCTACGTGGATCTGGAACTGCAGCGCAATCTGTGCATGGGCGAGCTCGTGCGCGCCGACACCGACGCCTCCCGCATGACGCCGGGATACGTGTTCGAACTCTACGACCACCACCGGCGGGACCTCAACCGCCGATGGTGGGTCGTGCGCGTGGAGCACAGGGGCGAACAGCCGCAGGTCCTGGAGCACGAGGCACCGGACCGGGGCATGACGTATGCAGCCAACGTCCAGGCCATCCCCAACACGACCCGCTTCATCCCCGCGTCGCGCCACCCGCGAAACCTCATCCCCGGCCTGCACACGGCCATCGTGACCGGGCCGGACGGCGAAGAGATCTACCCGGACCAGTACGGGCGGGTGAAGGTGCAGTTCCACTGGGACCGGCAGGGAGGCCGCGACGAAAAGACCAGTTGCTGGATCCGCGCGGCCCAGGGCTGGGCGGGAGGACAGTTCGGGACCATGGCCATCCCACGCATCGGTCACGAAGTCGTCGTGACCTTCCTGGATGGCGACCCGGACCGGCCCATCATCACGGACCGGGTCTTCAACTCCTTCAACCCTGTCCCGTACCCTCTCCCCGAACACAAGACGCGCACGATCTTCAAATCCATGTCCACGCCGGGGACCCAAGGAGAGCCGCGCGGATTCAACGAACTGCGCGTGGAAGACAGGAAGGGACAGGAGGAGATCTACGTCCACGCCGAGAAGGACGTGAACGTCTACGTGAAGAACGACTGGAAAGAACACATCCTACACGACCAGCACCGCACCATCGACAATTTCTCCTACTCCCTGGTGAAAGGCGAAGACCAGCAGACGGTTCGCCTGGACCGCAAGGTCGAACTCCTGTCGGACGACCACCTGACGGTCCGTGGCAGCAGGCATTGCCGGATCGGCGACAAATGGCTCGCGGCCACAGGCCGGGAGACCCACGTGGCGGCGGGCCGCAAGATCGTCGTCGAGGCCGGTTCGGAACTGACCATCAAGGCCGGGTCGGGCTTCATCAAGATAGACCCGTCGGGGGTGTACGTGGGTGGCGCCAAGGTCAAAATCAACTCAGGCGGGAGTCCGGGCGTGGGGTCGGGAGCGAGGCCGCTGCTGCCGCACAGCAATGAGCGTGAGGTGACGAACAGCCTGCAAGGGGAAGGAATGAGCCAGCACATGGGATCTGTGGGAGAGATTCTTCCCGGTTTGCAGAAGCCGGTTCCAGCGATAGTAACGTCAGAGGAGGAAATCTGCAGAACGGTCATGGCCGTCAAGGGGAGCGAGGCGGTTCAGAAGGGCCTTGCCCGTGCCATGGAACTGACCCGGGAAAACGGCGTGGAATTCTCAGGCTGGATTCTGGAAGACACCCCAGGGGAATACACGGTGAGTGCCTTCAAAAAGGGGGAAGCAATGATGGTCATCCCCGATCCAAAACCAGCTAACGCCATCGGGAATTTTCATACGCATGTTTTTTCAAGTGCAAGACCTAGCAACCAAGACATGGAATTCGCCGCATATGCCAAGAATAAGTGCTTGTTCTATATGGTTATTTCATCGGATGGAGATTTCTACTATATCAATGGGAATGGTGATACAGTATTTTGTGATAACTAA
- a CDS encoding winged helix-turn-helix transcriptional regulator, which translates to MSKDRPAPCKIKEIGGKRYRCYFELTLSVIGGKWKPIILYHLSLADAVRFGELRRGMPDVTERMLTRQLRELEADGLVHREVYREVPPRVEYSLTDMGASLIPILKQMQAWGVAYEEFLGGEGRFGEEGYERPPQSDTSVCSAVGGD; encoded by the coding sequence ATGAGCAAAGACCGGCCTGCGCCCTGCAAAATCAAGGAGATAGGCGGGAAGCGCTACCGCTGCTATTTCGAACTGACCCTGTCCGTCATCGGCGGGAAATGGAAGCCCATCATCCTCTACCATCTCTCCCTGGCCGACGCCGTGCGCTTCGGGGAGCTCCGGCGAGGCATGCCCGACGTGACCGAGCGCATGCTGACGCGCCAGCTGCGCGAACTGGAGGCCGACGGCCTGGTGCACCGCGAGGTCTACCGCGAAGTGCCGCCCCGGGTCGAGTATTCCCTGACGGACATGGGCGCGAGCCTGATCCCGATCCTCAAGCAGATGCAGGCCTGGGGGGTGGCGTACGAGGAGTTTCTTGGCGGGGAGGGGCGTTTCGGGGAGGAGGGGTATGAGCGTCCTCCTCAATCGGATACATCAGTCTGTTCGGCGGTAGGGGGAGATTGA
- a CDS encoding iron-sulfur cluster assembly scaffold protein produces the protein MGDDFDRIVAVLQETINEDTREAWGEEAFQRWIDPPNRGALANADGAAELRGPCGDSMAIFLKFDGERVGAASFETDGCGPSVVCGSIAAEMAMGKTAEEILDITGEEVLARAGQIPEDHHHCAFLAVTSLHEAVNRHMRPDSKEG, from the coding sequence ATGGGTGATGATTTCGACCGCATCGTCGCGGTCCTGCAGGAGACCATCAACGAGGACACCAGGGAGGCATGGGGCGAGGAGGCCTTTCAGCGCTGGATCGATCCGCCCAACCGAGGCGCCCTTGCGAACGCCGACGGCGCGGCGGAACTTCGGGGGCCCTGCGGCGACTCAATGGCCATCTTCCTCAAGTTCGACGGCGAGCGGGTCGGCGCCGCGTCCTTCGAGACGGACGGTTGCGGGCCGAGCGTGGTCTGTGGGTCCATAGCCGCCGAGATGGCCATGGGCAAAACAGCCGAGGAGATCCTCGACATCACCGGCGAAGAGGTTTTGGCCCGGGCCGGGCAGATTCCGGAGGACCACCACCATTGCGCCTTCCTGGCCGTGACATCGCTGCACGAGGCCGTGAACAGGCACATGCGCCCCGACTCCAAGGAAGGATGA
- a CDS encoding CGGC domain-containing protein — translation MKQIGIIRCEKNETRCPLTSCLKALDQGREGFQDGDGHELVGVFTCRGPGDGVADMARILKSKGAAQIHFCTCMFAHKDKDGWVEGDGLCPDAARLAGDAARAAGIPCVLGTAHLPKGYRPDIFT, via the coding sequence ATGAAACAGATCGGCATCATCCGCTGCGAAAAAAACGAAACACGATGCCCCCTGACCTCGTGCCTCAAGGCCCTGGACCAGGGCCGCGAAGGCTTTCAGGACGGGGATGGGCACGAATTGGTGGGGGTTTTCACCTGCCGCGGCCCTGGGGACGGCGTGGCGGACATGGCCAGGATTCTGAAGAGCAAGGGGGCCGCACAGATCCATTTCTGCACGTGCATGTTCGCCCACAAGGACAAAGACGGCTGGGTCGAAGGCGACGGGCTGTGCCCGGACGCTGCCCGGTTGGCCGGGGACGCGGCCCGCGCAGCGGGGATTCCCTGCGTGCTGGGCACGGCGCACCTGCCCAAGGGCTATCGTCCCGACATTTTCACATAA
- a CDS encoding DUF5320 domain-containing protein: MPAGDGTGPMGMGAMTGRGAGYCSGAAMPGNAGYGYGRGMGFGGGRGCRNRFFGAGYQGRFAPRAGLDPTMEKQALKNQAEALQAQLDAIQKRLSDME, encoded by the coding sequence ATGCCAGCTGGTGATGGAACGGGGCCCATGGGAATGGGCGCCATGACAGGCAGGGGAGCCGGATACTGCTCCGGCGCGGCAATGCCGGGCAATGCCGGCTACGGGTACGGCCGCGGGATGGGTTTCGGCGGCGGCCGGGGCTGCAGGAACCGTTTCTTTGGGGCCGGCTACCAGGGCCGCTTCGCCCCCCGCGCCGGGCTTGACCCGACCATGGAGAAACAGGCTCTGAAAAACCAGGCCGAGGCACTGCAGGCCCAACTGGACGCCATCCAGAAACGTCTCTCGGACATGGAATAA
- a CDS encoding methyltransferase domain-containing protein, protein MTAISNDTLANILFRLHWEEHGVRHEDSFYAQNVNLWRDVFPAGLEKEILGLEEGRSRHVDLRPGVHVPVRDMRKVVTVPRKAFKVAPDLPPIVPTQGRFYPQGVLRGLPGIYPQNIQPFRVINIGEDTLTVDLNHPLADVQARLEITPLAVWTKQAEFGGQCQDWICALTDGPGLKRRADRGTDFGLDTPLEKPLGEGDADFYATPRKVAHVDSQARENIGKVYARLLPGRKRILDLMAGWQSHLPDGVTATGLGMNAEEMGENPALSSLVVHDLNADPALPFADRAFDAVICSLSVEYLTRPLEVFREIARVLEPGGLCAVVFSHRWFPDQAVRIWTELHEFERVGLVTGYFRESGLFKDLSTLSERGWPRPMDARDRYYPMIQHSDPVHAVWGVAG, encoded by the coding sequence ATGACCGCCATTTCCAACGATACCCTGGCCAACATTCTGTTCCGCCTGCACTGGGAAGAGCACGGGGTGCGCCATGAAGACAGTTTTTATGCCCAGAACGTGAACCTGTGGCGCGATGTATTTCCTGCGGGGCTGGAGAAGGAAATTCTCGGCCTGGAGGAAGGGCGGTCCCGGCATGTGGACCTGCGGCCTGGAGTTCATGTGCCGGTGCGGGACATGCGCAAGGTCGTGACCGTGCCGCGAAAGGCCTTCAAGGTCGCCCCGGACCTTCCGCCCATTGTCCCGACTCAGGGCCGCTTCTACCCCCAGGGCGTGCTGCGTGGCCTGCCCGGCATCTATCCGCAGAATATCCAGCCGTTTCGGGTCATCAATATCGGCGAGGACACGCTGACCGTCGATCTGAACCATCCCCTGGCCGATGTGCAGGCGCGGCTCGAAATTACGCCGCTGGCCGTCTGGACCAAGCAGGCGGAGTTCGGCGGGCAGTGCCAGGACTGGATCTGCGCCCTGACCGATGGGCCGGGGCTGAAGCGCAGGGCGGACAGGGGCACGGATTTCGGCCTGGACACGCCGCTGGAAAAGCCGTTGGGAGAGGGCGACGCCGACTTCTACGCCACGCCGCGCAAGGTCGCCCATGTGGACAGCCAGGCCCGCGAGAACATCGGCAAAGTCTATGCGCGCCTTTTGCCCGGCAGGAAGCGTATCCTCGACCTCATGGCAGGCTGGCAGTCCCATCTGCCGGACGGCGTCACGGCCACGGGCCTGGGTATGAACGCCGAGGAGATGGGCGAAAACCCGGCCTTGTCGTCCCTCGTGGTGCACGACCTGAACGCCGACCCGGCACTGCCTTTCGCGGACCGCGCTTTCGACGCCGTGATCTGCAGCCTGTCCGTGGAATACCTGACCCGGCCCCTGGAGGTCTTCCGCGAGATCGCGCGGGTGCTGGAACCCGGAGGGCTGTGCGCCGTGGTCTTCTCCCACCGCTGGTTCCCGGATCAGGCCGTACGGATTTGGACCGAACTGCACGAGTTCGAGCGGGTTGGGCTGGTCACGGGATATTTTCGAGAGAGCGGCCTCTTCAAGGATTTGTCCACATTGTCCGAGCGCGGCTGGCCCCGGCCCATGGACGCACGGGACCGCTACTATCCCATGATCCAGCATTCGGACCCGGTGCACGCGGTCTGGGGCGTCGCGGGCTGA
- a CDS encoding ferredoxin — MNMVEVALNRPCCSGCLACVELAPEIFAYDEAAHVAVILKNPCEEDLARKAAAYCPDDCIEVIE, encoded by the coding sequence ATGAACATGGTCGAAGTGGCCCTGAACCGGCCCTGCTGTTCCGGCTGCCTGGCCTGCGTGGAACTGGCCCCGGAGATTTTCGCCTACGACGAGGCCGCCCACGTGGCCGTGATCCTCAAGAACCCCTGCGAGGAAGACCTGGCCCGCAAGGCCGCGGCCTACTGTCCGGACGACTGCATCGAGGTCATCGAATAG